Proteins encoded in a region of the Benincasa hispida cultivar B227 chromosome 2, ASM972705v1, whole genome shotgun sequence genome:
- the LOC120071237 gene encoding general transcription factor 3C polypeptide 3, producing MEKEGNTVSDNEEVPGGNMSVLGAGKEVVETGVEDREEEEEEEEEGEEEVEDEGEDDIEEEDGYIFKFKAGENPFDFVEGTDFSIQPYKKFERLEYEALAEKKRKALANGQSERAAKRGRVEDIPGASFDEILEAMNYGSRRKLKEPKKRGRRKGSKKKLNRDVTKLLGDATLCYAQGQHEKAVSILRQVVLQAPDLPDSYHTLGLVYNAIGDDVKAMGFYMLAAHLMPKDSSLWKLLFSWSIDRGDIDQASYCLSKAIKAEPDDIDLLFHRASLYLERGDCEKAAETYDQIHQQCLGNVEALMTGAKLYQKCGHLERAICILEDYIKEHPTEADLDVVDLLASLYMGNKEFRKALERIEHADEVYCAGSELPLKLTTKEGICHAHLGNMEKAECLFANLGWETADDHSNLMIEVADSLLSLKHYNLALKYYLMFEEVNAGGNMGILYLKIAQCYLSTNERAQAIVFFYKVLQHLEDNINARLTLASLLLEEARDEEAISLLSPPKDSNPTSSSSSKLKPWWFNEKVKLKLCHIYKTRGMLESFVEVIFPLVRESLYIETLQEKIKVNKKKLPKRVLLERVKVLDGRESGNLFRGFRPVAPKSDLSKASRAKRLLQKRERIKEEKKAKALAAGVDVNYDDLDDEPALRMHRESPLPNLLKEEEYHNLIVDLCKALASLGRCSEALEIISLTLKLALNSLSIERKEELQLLGAQLAFSSTDTTHGFNFAKHVVKQYPYSISAWNCYYKVASSLTNRDSRHCKLLNSMQAKYKDCAPPYIIAGHQFTNISHHQDAARKYLEAYKIMPDSPLINLCVGSSLINLALGFRLQNKHQCVAQGLAFLYKNLKLCDNSQEALYNIARAYHHIGLVTLAVTYYEKVLATYQKDCPIPELFGENRNIKHQKSVYCDLRREAAYNLHLIYKESGALDLARQVLKDHCTF from the exons ATGGAAAAGGAAGGGAATACAGTTTCTGACAATGAAGAGGTTCCTGGTGGCAATATGAGCGTTTTAGGAGCGGGAAAAGAGGTTGTAGAAACAGGAGTGGAGGAtagagaggaggaggaggaggaagaggaagaaggagaggaagaagtgGAGGATGAAGGAGAGGATgatattgaagaagaagatggttaCATATTCAAATTTAAGGCTGGAGAAAATCCATTTGATTTTGTTGAAGGGACAGATTTTAGCATTCAACCATATAAAAAATTTGAGCGCCTTGAATATGAAGCTCTTGctgagaaaaagagaaaagctcttgCAAATGGTCAGAG TGAGAGAGCTGCAAAGAGGGGCAGGGTAGAAGATATTCCTGGTGCAAGCTTTGATGAAATTTTGGAAGCTATGAATTATGGATCCAGGAGGAAGTTAAAGGAG CCTAAAAAAAGAGGTAGACGAAAAGGATCAAAGAAAAAACTTAATCGTGATGTTACAAAGTTGCTTGGTGATGCAACATTATGTTATGCTCAAGGCCAGCATGAGAAG GCTGTATCTATATTGCGTCAAGTCGTTCTGCAAGCCCCAGATTTACCTGATTCGTACCATACGCTTGGACTTGTTTACAATGCAATTGGTGATGATGTAAAAGCCATGGGATTCTACATGCTTGCTGCACATTTAATGCCAAAAGATTCATCTCTCTGGAAACTGCTATTTTCATGGTCAAT TGATCGAGGTGATATTGATCAAGCAAGCTACTGTCTTTCTAAAGCAATAAAAGCAGAGCCTGATgatattgatttattatttcaTCGTGCATCACTCTACCTTGAGCGTGGAGATTGTGAAAAAGCAGCTGAAACATATGATCAGATTCATCAACAATGCCTTGGAAATGTTGAAGCACTCATGACAGGAGCCAAG CTGTACCAAAAATGTGGTCATCTTGAACGTGCAATTTGCATTCTTGAGGACTACATCAAAGAGCATCCAACTGAGGCTGATTTAGATGTGGTTGATCTTTTAGCTTCTTTATACATGGGAAATAAAGAATTCAGGAAAGCTCTTGAGCGCATTGAGCATGCAGATGAGGTGTACTGTGCAGGAAGTGAGCTACCTTTAAAATTGACAACTAAAGAAGGAATCTGCCACGCTCATCTTGGAAATATGGAGAAGGCAGAG TGCCTCTTTGCTAATTTGGGATGGGAAACTGCCGATGATCACTCAAATTTGATGATTGAAGTTGCAGACTCGTTGCTGAGTCTTAAGCACTATAACTTGGCATTGAAGTATTATCTCATGTTCGAAGAAGTAAATGCTGGAGGAAACATG GGGATTTTATACCTAAAAATTGCCCAGTGTTACTTATCAACCAATGAAAGAGCACAGgcaattgttttcttttataaag TGCTTCAACATCTTGAAGATAACATTAATGCTCGATTAACTTTGGCCTCCCTCCTCCTTGAGGAAGCTAGAGATGAAGAAGCCATTTCATTACTATCTCCTCCAAAAGATTCAA ATCCAACTAGCTCATCTTCCAGCAAATTAAAACCTTGGTGGTTCAATGAGAAAGTAAAACTGAAGCTTTGCCACATATACAAAACTAGAGGAATGCTTGAGAGCTTCGTTGAGGTGATCTTTCCTTTGGTCCGAGAGTCCTTATATATTGAGACTCTTCAAGAAAAG ATTAAAGTGAACAAGAAGAAGCTTCCAAAGAGGGTTTTGCTGGAAAGAGTCAAAGTACTTGATGGACGTGAATCTGGTAACCTATTTCGTGGATTCAGACCtgtagctcctaaatcagattT ATCAAAAGCGTCCAGAGCAAAGAGATTGCTTCAAAAGCGGGAAAGAAtcaaggaagaaaagaaggctAAAGCACTGGCTGCGGGAGTTGATGTGAACTATGATGATTTAGATGATGAGCCAGCG CTACGGATGCACCGAGAATCCCCCCTGCCTAATCTTCTGAAGGAAGAAGAATATCATAATCTTATTGTCGAT TTGTGCAAGGCATTGGCTTCCTTGGGAAGATGTTCTGAAGCTTTAGAGATTATAAGTCTAACTCTAAAGTTGGCTTTGAACTCATTATCCATAGAAAGGAAGGAAGAACTCCAGTTACTTGGAGCTC AATTAGCATTCAGCTCAACTGACACCACGCATGGTTTCAACTTTGCAAAGCACGTTGTTAAGCAGTACCCTTACAGCATCTCTGCTTGGAACTGCTATTATAAAGTAGCTTCAAG TTTGACGAATCGAGATTCAAGGCATTGCAAGCTTCTGAATAGCATGCAAGCCAAATACAAAGACTGTGCCCCACCCTATATCATTGCCGGGCATCAGTTTACCAACATTAGCCATCATCAAGATGCTGCAAGGAAATATCTTGAAGCTTATAAAATCATGCCGGATAGTCCCCTAATTAACTTGTGTGTTG GATCGTCCTTAATCAACTTGGCTCTTGGATTCCGTCTTCAAAATAAGCATCAGTGTGTTGCGCAGGGCTTGGCCTTCCTCTACAAAAATTTGAAGCTTTGCGATAACAGCCAG GAAGCCTTGTACAACATAGCTCGAGCATATCATCACATCGGACTTGTGACACTGGCTGTTACATACTATGAAAAGGTGCTTGCAACGTACCAGAAGGATTGCCCCATTCCAGAACTTTTTGGTGAGAATCGAAACATCAAGCATCAGAAATCAGTCTATTGTGACCTACGCAGAGAAGCAGCTTACAATTTGCATCTGATTTATAAAGAGAGTGGAGCTCTTGATCTTGCTAGACAAGTCCTAAAAGATCATTGCACATTTTAG